GCGCTCAAGCGGCGTGTCGTAGTGTTTGATGAACAGTGGCTGCTGCACTTCCGAAATCATCAGGACTTCGGTCTTCGCGTCCCTGGCGAACACTGCCCGCTCGTAGTCGGCGAAATGACGGTAGCGGCCCCAGTATTTGTACAGGCCATGGCGCAGATTCTGGGCCTTGTCTTCGTAACAACCGTCGGCGGCGTAGTACACGTCCAGGCCGGGCATCTTGTTGAAGCCGATCAGCCTGTCCACAGGGCGCTTGGCCAGGTCGGCGTTCATCCAGTCGGTGAGTTTTTCGTTACGGCGATGATTGAAGATTGCCTTGACCGGCGCCACCAGCACCTCGAAGCCGGGCGGCACGTCGCCCTCCCAGATCAGGGTGTAGACACGAATCTTATGGCCACGCTGCTGGCACTCCAGTGCAATGCGCATGAAGTCGCGCTGCAGGCCACCGAAGGGAAAGTATTTGTAGAGCACGAATGCCAGTTGCATCAGGGATGTTCCTTTGCCAGCAATAGCGCGCCTAACTGGTTCGCTACCCGCTCGGGATTCAGGCGAGTGAAGCACATCGGCCACTCGCGTTCGGTGTCGACCTGACGCTGATCTTCCGGCGTCGGTCGGTAAGTGCATTTCTTTTGCAGACAGGGAGCGCAGGCAGGGTAATCGGCTGCCAGATGAACCTGCGATTTGCCGTATGCCCCGGTGAGGCCCGGATTGGTCGGGCCAAACAGCGACAGGGTCGGTACATCGAGTGCAGCGGCCAGATGGCCGAGCCCGGTGTCCACTGCAACGCAGCCTTGCGCAGCCGCCAGAACGCGAGCGACCCCTGCCAGATTGAGCTTGGGCAGCACCACGGCGTTATCTAGGCCATCGGCAATTCGCTCAGCCCGCGCCTTTTCGGCCGGGTTGCCCCACGGCAGACGAACTTCCAGCCCTCGGCCGATCATGCGTTCAGCCAGCTGCCGCCAATACAGCTCCGGCCAGTGCTTGCTGTCCCAGGTCGTGCCGTGCAAGAACAACACAAACGGCAAGCCGCTGTCCGGCTCCAGCAACCTGCTGCGATCCAGGCCGTAATCACCCAGCCCGGCCGGTACAGCGTAGCCCAGCGCCTGACCAAACAACTGCCGCAAACGCTCGACCGCATGCTGGCCACGAGCAACAGCGTAGGGCCGATCGTAGAAACGAGCGGCCATGGGCTCGCGCGCAGAGGTTTTGTCCAGCCCGACGACCGGCGCTTTGACGTAGCGGGTGAGCCAGGCGCTTTTCAGCAGGCCTTGGGCGTCGATCACCAGATCGTAGCGCGCGTCGCGCAGCCGCTGCTTGAACTGGCGCCATTCACCATTTTTGAAGGTCTGCCAGAGATTTTTGCGCCAGCGCCGAATCGCGACGGGTATCACATTGGCAACCGCCGGGTGCCAGGTCGGTATCTCGGCGAAACCCTCCTCAACCACCCAGTCGAACTGGATGCCGGGCAGCGCGCGAAGCGCATCGGTCAAGGCGGGCAAGGTGTGGATAACATCGCCCAGCGAGGAAGTTTTGATCAGCAATACCCGCAAGTCAGGAAACCTCGACCGGCGTGCCGCTGATGCGGCCCAGCGCTTGAAGCACTGACTCAGGCTCCAGCAAGCGCAAGCAGTTGTAATGACCGAAGCGACAGGTGCGGTCGAAGCATGGGCTACATTCGATACCGAGCCGAACAACTTCTACCTGATCGGCCAGCGGCGGCGTGAAGCCGGGTGACGTCGAACCGTACACCGCCACCAATGGGCGATTCAGCGCAGCGGCCACGTGCATCAGCCCCGAGTCGTTGGACACAACGGAGTCCGCGCAGGACAGCAGGTCAATGGCTTCGGCCAGAGAAGTGCTGCCGCTGAGGTTGACCGACTCTTCACGCAGGCCGGGAATCAGCCGCTCACGGATGCTCTCGCCCACCGCATGGTCATTCTTCGATCCAAACAGCCACACTTGCCAACCTTCGCGAATGCGCGCTTCAGCAACCTTGGCGTAGTGCTCGGAGGGCCAGCGTTTGGACTCACCGAACTCGGCGCCCGGACACAGCGCCAGCACCGGGCGGTCGAGGCTCAGGCCGAACTTGGCCAATGCCGCGTCACGGCTGGCCGGCTGGATTTGCAGGCTGGGTTGTGGATATGGCCGTGGCAGTTCGGCACCTTTGTCGTAGGCCAGGGCCATGAAACGCTCGATCATCAGCGGGTAACGCTGTTTGTCGAGGGTGCGAACGTCATTGAGCAGGCCGTAGCGATACTCGCCGCGCCAACCGGTGCGCTTGGGAATACCGGCAAAGAACGGCACCAGCGCCGACTTGAGCGAGTTGGGCAGCAGAATCGCCTGGTCGTACTGGCCTTTCAAGGACCTGCCAATGCGCCGGCGCGTGGCCAGTTCCAGCGCGCCATGGCCGAGCGGGAAGCTCAAGGCGGTGCGCACTTCGGGCATGCGTTCGAGAATCGGCCGGCTCCACTCGGGCGCCAGCACATCGATTTCGCACTGCGGGTGACGCTGCTTCAGGCACTGGAACAGCGTCTGCGCCATCACCATGTCACCGACCCAGCTGGGCCCTACGATCAGAATTCTCATGCTCAATCCAAAAACGACCAGAAACGAGCAGGGAGGCCCATCAGACTGCGTGATGCTTGCACACGCCGCCTGACGCCTCCCTGTCATAGCTTTATAGAGATCCGTTAGATCCGAACCCTGCCCGCGATCAACTCAACCCCAGCTGCTCCCAGATCCGCATCACTTCCCGCCGCTCGGTTGCGAACTGGTCACCGGCCACGACGCCCGGATCGTTCTGCAGAGCCTGCCGGTGCGCGGCCGAGCGATAAGCCTTGTACGCCTCACGCAGCAGGCCGGCATCAGCGGCGGCCATCAGACCCGCCTCTTCAAGGCCTTCCAGAATGCGGATGTTATCGGTGTAGCGAAGCAGCGCAGGATGCTCTCTGGACCACGCCAGGGCCGCGTATTGCACCATAAATTCAATATCGACGATACCTCCGGCGTCCTGCTTGAGGTCGAAGCGGGACGTGGGCTCAAACGCATTCGCCGCCTTGCCTGCCGCCGTGGCGCGGGTGCCGAGGTTGTCGCGCATCTTGGTGCGCATCTCGCTGACCTCCTGGCGCAGCTTTTGTAAATCCCGCTCCCGGCCGAGTACGGACGCGCGCACGGCCTCGAATTGTCGCCCCACGTCAGTGCTGCCCACCAGCACGCGTGCGCGGACCAGCGCCTGATGCTCCCATGTCCAGGCCTCGTTCTCCTGATAACGGGAAAATGCCCCGAGGGAACTGACCAGCAAGCCCGCGGCGCCCGACGGACGCAGGCGCATGTCGACTTCGTACAGTTGGCCGGAATTGGTTTGGGTGGTGATCAGGTGAATGATCCGCTGGCCGAGCCGCGTGAAGAATTGCGCGCCATCGATCGGCTTGGCGCCGTCGGTTTCAGCCTGGGGATCGCCGTCGTGAATGAACACAAGGTCCAGATCCGAACCATGACCCAGTTCGATGCCGCCCACTTTGCCGTAGCCGACGATGACAAACCCGGGATCGCACAACGTGCCGTCCGGGCGGCGTGGTGCGCCATGGCGGGCGACGGTGTGGCGCCAGGCGAGCGCCAGCACTTGTTCCAGAATCGCTTCGGCCAGCCAGGTCAGGTAATCGCTGACTTTCATCAGCGGCAAACTGCCGGTGATTTCCGAGGCGGCGACGCGCAGCCGGTGCGCCAGTTTGAAGTGCCGCAACGCCTCCATCTGCTGCTCCAGGTCGTCCTCGGGAATACGTGTCAAACGCTCGCGCAGCTCGGCTGCCAGTTCAAGGGCCTGGGGCGGGCTGAACAACCGGCCTTCGTTGAGCAATTCGTCGAGCAACAGCGGGAAGCGGGCAATTTGCTCGGCAATCCAGGGGCTCGCCGCGCACAGGGTCAGCAATCGACGCAACGCGCCAGGGTTTTCGGTCAGCAAGACCAGATACGCCGAACGACGCGCCACCGCTTCAACCAGCGGCAGCACGCGCTCCAGCACCAAATCGGGATTATTGTGCTCAACGGCCTGCGCGAGCAGCCGGGGAATGAACGCATCCAAACGCTCGCGGCCAAGACGCTGCATCGAGCGCAACTGAGCACTGCTGCGCAAGTTGCTCAGATTTTTCAGCGCTTTGGTCGCATCAGCGAACCCGCCTTCATGCAATTGAAGGCAGGCGCTCTCCTCGTTCTGTGATTCTTCCCACAACGGCAGCCACTCGCCGCCGACGATTTCCTCGCCGTGGTCCTGCTGCCCCTCTTCTTCATCCGGGTCGGCGATCACTTGGCGGAAGTGCCATTCGACGCGGCCACGCCAGTACATCAGCCGCTCATGAAAAATCGCCCAGTCGGCAAAGCCCATCATGAATGCGATGCGCGCCTGATCCTGCGGGTCATCCGGGAGCATTTGCGTCTGGCGGTCGGCAATCGCCTGAATGGCGTGCTCCGTATAACGCAGGAATTGATAGCCTTCGCGCAATTCATCAATGACCGCAGCTGGTAAGTAGCCCTGGCCTTCAAGGGTTTTGAGCACCTTGAGCAGCGGTCGCTGCTGCAGACTCAGATCACGTCCGCCGTGAATCAGCTGAAACGCCTGGGCGATGAATTCCACCTCGCGAATGCCACCCGAGCCCAGCTTGATGTTCTCGGCCATGCCTTTGCGACGAACTTCCTGCTGGATCAGCTGCTTCATGGTGCGTAACGCTTCGATTGCCGAGAAGTCCAGGTAGCGGCGGTAGACAAAGGGCCGCAGCATGTCGAGCAGTTCGCTGCCCTTCTGCTGATCGCCGCCGACCACCCGCGCCTTGATCATGGCGTAGCGTTCCCAGTCGCGACCCTGGTCCTGATAGTACTGCTCCAATGCATTGAAGCTGAGCACCAGCGCACCGGAAGACCCATACGGGCGCAGGCGCATGTCGACGCGAAAGACAAAGCCGTCCACCGTGACCGGATCCAGCGCCTTGATCAGCCGCTGGCCGAGGCGGATGAAAAACTCCTGGTTGTCCAGCGGACGTTTGACGCCTTGGGTTTCGCCGCCTTCGGGGTAGGCAAAGATGAGATCGATGTCTGACGACAGGTTCAATTCAACGGCGCCCAGCTTGCCCATCCCAAGGATGACCATCTGTTGCGGCTCGCCTGTCCGACGGCCGGTCGGCGTGCCGAACTGCTGGCAATGGCGTTCGTACAGCCACTTGTAAGCCAGATCGATGCAGCCATCTGCCATGTCCGAGAGATCGCGGCAGGTTTCCACCAGATCAGCCTGCCGGGTCAGATCCCGCCAGATAATTCGCACTTGCTGGCGCGTGCGTTGACGACGTAGATTACGCCCCAGTTCATCGTCGCTGGCCGCCTGGACAACCGCATTGGCGAGTTGCCCGAGCAGCTCGCCGGGCTGAAAACTGCGCTCCAGCTCACCGGTTTCGGCGAGGTCGAGCAGCATCAGCGGATCGCGTGATACCTGATCGGCGACAAAATCGCTGGCGGCACACACGCGATCGAACGCCGATAGCCGTCCCTTGGGCCAGGCTTGAAACTGCCGCCTGGCTTCGTCTGTCTGAGACTCCAGCGCGCTGCACCAGGACTGGCGCGCGCGGGTAACCAGAGGCAAGAGGACAGCCGGCAGCTCGGCCAGCGGGGGAAGGCTCATGGTCTATCCTTGATCGGCGTTCAAAAGGCAGTCCGCCGCCCGGTTTCATGAGCGTCATGGCGCGGACTGTCGAACAAAGGTTAAAAATTGCGGGTGAGCGAAGATTATTGGTTCACGAATGCCTAACCAGGCAATTCGTCAGGTATTTGAGCCAAGCTCTTCGTTTTACCGGACACTGCATAACGAGCACCTACATCGCTCGGGTGTAGTTTTACTACTGTATATACAAGTCAAAAAGCTGAATTAGCCCGAGATTTGTAGTAAAACTACACAACACCGGGGACCCATCCGGTCATCCAAGAATTTTACATCGTCTGCCCACAAGGCCAGTCGCAACAAACTCAGGCAACCGATTCTGGAAGCCTTTCCGCCCTGGAGCAAGCCATGCAAGACCTCGATCCCGTCGAAACCCAGGAATGGCTGGACGCCCTGGAATCGGTTCTCGACAAAGAAGGCGAAGACCGTGCTCATTACCTGATGACCCGTATGGGCGAGCTGGCCACACGCAGTGGTTCGCAGCTGCCGTACGCCATCACCACGCCTTATCGCAACACCATCCCCGTTACCCACGAAGCACGCATGCCCGGCGACCTGTTCATGGAACGCCGCATTCGCTCGCTGGTACGGTGGAACGCCTTGGCGATGGTGGTCAAGACCAACATCGGCGACCCGGATCTGGGCGGTCACATCTCCAGCTTCGCTTCCAGCGCAACCCTGTACGACATCGGCTTCAATTATTTCTTCCAGGCCCCGACCGATGAACACGGCGGCGACCTGATCTACTTCCAGGGTCACGCATCGCCAGGCGTCTACGCCCGTGCGTTCATGGAAGGTCGCATCACCGAAGAGCAAATGAACAACTTCCGTCAGGAAGTCGATGGCAATGGCCTGTCGTCCTATCCACACCCGTGGCTGATGAAAGACTTCTGGCAGTTCCCGACCGTTTCCATGGGTCTGGGTCCGATTCAGGCGATCTACCAGGCGCGCTTCATGAAGTACCTGGAGCACCGCGGTTACATCCCTGAAGGCAAGCAGAAAGTCTGGTGCTTCCTGGGCGACGGCGAGACCGACGAGCCGGAATCCCTGGGCGCCATCGCCCTGGCCGGTCGCGAGAAGCTCGACAACCTGATCTTCGTGGTGAACTGCAACCTGCAGCGCCTGGACGGTCCGGTTCGCGGCAACGCCAAGATCATCCAGGAACTGGAAGGCGTGTTCCGCGGTGCTCAGTGGAATGTAACCAAAGTCATTTGGGGCCGTTTCTGGGACCCACTGCTGGCCAAGGACGTCGACGGCATCCTGCAACGTCGCATGGACGAAGTCATCGACGGCGAATACCAGAACTACAAGGCCAAAGACGGCGCTTTCGTGCGCGAACACTTCTTCAACTCGCCAGAACTCAAGGCGATGGTTGCGGACATGTCCGACGACGAAATCTGGAAACTCAACCGTGGCGGCCACGACCCGTACAAGGTCTATGCGGCCTACCACGAAGCGGTCAACCACAAGGGTCAGCCGACCGTTGTTCTGGCCAAGACCATCAAGGGTTATGGTACGGGCGCCGGTGAAGCGAAAAACACCGCGCACAACACCAAGAAGGTCGACGTCGACAGCCTGCGTCACTTCCGTGACCGCTTCAGCATTCCGATCAAAGACGATCAGCTCGAAGCCCTGCCGTTCTACAAGCCTGAAGCAGGCAGCGCCGAAGCGCGCTATCTGGCAGAACGCCGTGCAGCACTCGGTGGCTTCGTGCCGCAGCGCCGTGCGCAGAGCTTCAACCTGCCGACCCCGCCTCTGGAAACCCTCAAAGCCATCCTTGATGGTTCAGGCGACCGTGAAATCTCCACCACCATGGCGTTCGTGCGCATCCTGACCCAACTGGTCAAGGACAAGGAAGTGGGGCAGCGCATCGTTCCGATCATCCCGGACGAAGCGCGTACCTTCGGTATGGAAGGCATGTTCCGCCAGCTGGGCATCTACTCTTCCGTAGGCCAGCTGTACGAGCCAGTCGACAAAGAACAAGTGATGTTCTACCGCGAGGACAAGAAGGGCCAGATCCTCGAAGAAGGCATCAACGAAGCCGGTGCAATGTCCTCGTTCATCGCGGCCGGTACGTCGTACAGCAGCCATAACCAGCCGATGATTCCGTTCTACATCTTCTATTCGATGTTCGGCTTCCAGCGGATTGGCGACCTGGCATGGGCTGCAGGCGACAGCCGCACCCGTGGCTTCCTGATCGGCGGCACCGCCGGCCGTACTACCCTGAACGGTGAAGGTCTGCAGCACGAAGACGGTCACAGCCACATTTTGGCGTCGACCATCCCGAACTGCCGCACCTACGATCCAACCTACGGCTACGAGCTGGCGGTGATCATTCAGGACGGCATGAAGAAGATGTTCGAAGAGCAACAGGACGTCTTCTACTACCTGACCGTGATGAACGAGTCCTACACGCAACCCGCCATGCCGGCCGGTTCCGAGGAAGGCATCATCAAGGGCATGTACCTGCTGGAAGAAGACACCAAGGAAGCCGCGCACCACGTGCAGCTCCTGGGTTCGGGCACCATCCTGCGTGAAGTCCGCGAAGCGGCGAAGATCCTGCGCGAGCAATTCAATATCGGTGCGGACGTCTGGAGCGTCACCAGCTTCAACGAATTGCGTCGCGACGGCCTGGCCGTCGAGCGCAGCAACCGTCTGAAGCCGGGCCAGAAGCCACAGTTGAGCTACGTTGAAGAGTGCCTC
The nucleotide sequence above comes from Pseudomonas lutea. Encoded proteins:
- the waaC gene encoding lipopolysaccharide heptosyltransferase I gives rise to the protein MRVLLIKTSSLGDVIHTLPALTDALRALPGIQFDWVVEEGFAEIPTWHPAVANVIPVAIRRWRKNLWQTFKNGEWRQFKQRLRDARYDLVIDAQGLLKSAWLTRYVKAPVVGLDKTSAREPMAARFYDRPYAVARGQHAVERLRQLFGQALGYAVPAGLGDYGLDRSRLLEPDSGLPFVLFLHGTTWDSKHWPELYWRQLAERMIGRGLEVRLPWGNPAEKARAERIADGLDNAVVLPKLNLAGVARVLAAAQGCVAVDTGLGHLAAALDVPTLSLFGPTNPGLTGAYGKSQVHLAADYPACAPCLQKKCTYRPTPEDQRQVDTEREWPMCFTRLNPERVANQLGALLLAKEHP
- the waaF gene encoding lipopolysaccharide heptosyltransferase II gives rise to the protein MRILIVGPSWVGDMVMAQTLFQCLKQRHPQCEIDVLAPEWSRPILERMPEVRTALSFPLGHGALELATRRRIGRSLKGQYDQAILLPNSLKSALVPFFAGIPKRTGWRGEYRYGLLNDVRTLDKQRYPLMIERFMALAYDKGAELPRPYPQPSLQIQPASRDAALAKFGLSLDRPVLALCPGAEFGESKRWPSEHYAKVAEARIREGWQVWLFGSKNDHAVGESIRERLIPGLREESVNLSGSTSLAEAIDLLSCADSVVSNDSGLMHVAAALNRPLVAVYGSTSPGFTPPLADQVEVVRLGIECSPCFDRTCRFGHYNCLRLLEPESVLQALGRISGTPVEVS
- the glnE gene encoding bifunctional [glutamate--ammonia ligase]-adenylyl-L-tyrosine phosphorylase/[glutamate--ammonia-ligase] adenylyltransferase translates to MSLPPLAELPAVLLPLVTRARQSWCSALESQTDEARRQFQAWPKGRLSAFDRVCAASDFVADQVSRDPLMLLDLAETGELERSFQPGELLGQLANAVVQAASDDELGRNLRRQRTRQQVRIIWRDLTRQADLVETCRDLSDMADGCIDLAYKWLYERHCQQFGTPTGRRTGEPQQMVILGMGKLGAVELNLSSDIDLIFAYPEGGETQGVKRPLDNQEFFIRLGQRLIKALDPVTVDGFVFRVDMRLRPYGSSGALVLSFNALEQYYQDQGRDWERYAMIKARVVGGDQQKGSELLDMLRPFVYRRYLDFSAIEALRTMKQLIQQEVRRKGMAENIKLGSGGIREVEFIAQAFQLIHGGRDLSLQQRPLLKVLKTLEGQGYLPAAVIDELREGYQFLRYTEHAIQAIADRQTQMLPDDPQDQARIAFMMGFADWAIFHERLMYWRGRVEWHFRQVIADPDEEEGQQDHGEEIVGGEWLPLWEESQNEESACLQLHEGGFADATKALKNLSNLRSSAQLRSMQRLGRERLDAFIPRLLAQAVEHNNPDLVLERVLPLVEAVARRSAYLVLLTENPGALRRLLTLCAASPWIAEQIARFPLLLDELLNEGRLFSPPQALELAAELRERLTRIPEDDLEQQMEALRHFKLAHRLRVAASEITGSLPLMKVSDYLTWLAEAILEQVLALAWRHTVARHGAPRRPDGTLCDPGFVIVGYGKVGGIELGHGSDLDLVFIHDGDPQAETDGAKPIDGAQFFTRLGQRIIHLITTQTNSGQLYEVDMRLRPSGAAGLLVSSLGAFSRYQENEAWTWEHQALVRARVLVGSTDVGRQFEAVRASVLGRERDLQKLRQEVSEMRTKMRDNLGTRATAAGKAANAFEPTSRFDLKQDAGGIVDIEFMVQYAALAWSREHPALLRYTDNIRILEGLEEAGLMAAADAGLLREAYKAYRSAAHRQALQNDPGVVAGDQFATERREVMRIWEQLGLS
- the aceE gene encoding pyruvate dehydrogenase (acetyl-transferring), homodimeric type, with the translated sequence MQDLDPVETQEWLDALESVLDKEGEDRAHYLMTRMGELATRSGSQLPYAITTPYRNTIPVTHEARMPGDLFMERRIRSLVRWNALAMVVKTNIGDPDLGGHISSFASSATLYDIGFNYFFQAPTDEHGGDLIYFQGHASPGVYARAFMEGRITEEQMNNFRQEVDGNGLSSYPHPWLMKDFWQFPTVSMGLGPIQAIYQARFMKYLEHRGYIPEGKQKVWCFLGDGETDEPESLGAIALAGREKLDNLIFVVNCNLQRLDGPVRGNAKIIQELEGVFRGAQWNVTKVIWGRFWDPLLAKDVDGILQRRMDEVIDGEYQNYKAKDGAFVREHFFNSPELKAMVADMSDDEIWKLNRGGHDPYKVYAAYHEAVNHKGQPTVVLAKTIKGYGTGAGEAKNTAHNTKKVDVDSLRHFRDRFSIPIKDDQLEALPFYKPEAGSAEARYLAERRAALGGFVPQRRAQSFNLPTPPLETLKAILDGSGDREISTTMAFVRILTQLVKDKEVGQRIVPIIPDEARTFGMEGMFRQLGIYSSVGQLYEPVDKEQVMFYREDKKGQILEEGINEAGAMSSFIAAGTSYSSHNQPMIPFYIFYSMFGFQRIGDLAWAAGDSRTRGFLIGGTAGRTTLNGEGLQHEDGHSHILASTIPNCRTYDPTYGYELAVIIQDGMKKMFEEQQDVFYYLTVMNESYTQPAMPAGSEEGIIKGMYLLEEDTKEAAHHVQLLGSGTILREVREAAKILREQFNIGADVWSVTSFNELRRDGLAVERSNRLKPGQKPQLSYVEECLNGRKGPVIASTDYMKLFADQIRQWVPTKEYKVLGTDGFGRSDSRKKLRNFFEVDRHFVVLAALEALADRGDIEPKVVAEAITKFGIDPEKRNPLDC